The sequence below is a genomic window from Phoenix dactylifera cultivar Barhee BC4 chromosome 16, palm_55x_up_171113_PBpolish2nd_filt_p, whole genome shotgun sequence.
GCATCCCCCAGGAAATGCGAGCGGAGCCTGGGGATGCTCATGAAGTTGATGGCGAGGGATTTCAGGTAATGGTGTGTATCCCCGGAGGCGGTGAGCATCGACTTCTTTCCAAGGATGTTGACCAAGGCGGTCGGCCAGCTTGGCTCAAATAGCCTCCCATCATTACACAGTATGAACCTGTTCAGCTCTGCATCAGCTGATACTATTGTAGGTGTCCCAAGCAGGTTTGACCTGAAGATCTTTCCATACCTACAGTTGGTGCAGCTCGACAAAACTCAGGTACATTATTGATATTACTACCTATTGTGATAAAACAGTGTGCTGGATGGTGGAGTTTGAGATTACTTGTTGATGCGTTTCTCCATGTATTCTCCTAAACGAGTGCATAGGTGGCTCTTCCTGAAGGCAATGGTCTCTCCAAGGAGAGGCCACCCCATGCTTCCTGGTGGTATATTGAGTCCATTGTATCTCTTCTCAGTTCCCTTCCAACCCCAGGCTGCGAGGGCTACAACCGCCGGAAAAAAGCAGTGACACCAGAGATAACCAGAAAGATATCTCCATTTACTCTCTCCCTCGTCGTCCTCGCCTCTCTTGCAGGAAGAAGGATCATGCATAGAAGAGCTTTATACGGGGAAGTATTGGTGGATATATAATATAGCTGCTAGCTCTAGAGTGACTAATACCAGATTTTTGCCAAAACACCAGATGAAGAATTGCGTGTGGGAAAGTGTTGATAAATGACTCTATGGTGACTGGTAGC
It includes:
- the LOC103702752 gene encoding cytochrome P450 90B1-like, whose product is MHDPSSCKRGEDDEGESKWRYLSGYLWCHCFFPAVVALAAWGWKGTEKRYNGLNIPPGSMGWPLLGETIAFRKSHLCTRLGEYMEKRINKYGKIFRSNLLGTPTIVSADAELNRFILCNDGRLFEPSWPTALVNILGKKSMLTASGDTHHYLKSLAINFMSIPRLRSHFLGDAEQSILQTFSTWMEHTPFPLKAAAIKVTSMCKSLFS